One segment of Ancylothrix sp. D3o DNA contains the following:
- a CDS encoding MFS transporter — protein sequence MSNTIVTRGILWRCVWGLAALQAAITFSWMAYEISQPKILQTYEFTGLVVYFGMAQGLLSAVIDPLIGAFSDRFQITTGSRWPVINIGVILTGLIFVSVALTLQINPSVGWRWVLPVLMLFWVASMKIFQTPAISLLSRYAPPDELPRANAVLTLVAGLVGSLGPFVGKVIDLLGGVVTFLLGAIVLVLAATVMKYLLPRKALNVKTNRIYYREKLSFFIYIFVVGVCAGMLVNFVLAVFPIVLQEELAVGVEFIAALMLFVAGVSAIFLGNLAVKLGNQKALLLGMGGLTGLMALAVVNSSAAVAFALIIGLGLGLSMVFNCGVPFALEVVSEGKTGLATGLYLGGNGAAMVLFRMINLWFGKMNGINAVLGAVIVFGVALICVPASRRTMTARNE from the coding sequence ATGAGCAATACAATAGTTACGCGGGGGATTTTGTGGCGCTGCGTTTGGGGTTTGGCAGCGTTACAAGCGGCGATTACGTTTAGCTGGATGGCTTATGAGATATCCCAGCCGAAAATTTTGCAAACCTATGAGTTTACGGGTTTAGTAGTTTATTTTGGCATGGCTCAAGGTTTGCTGAGTGCGGTTATTGATCCGTTAATAGGGGCTTTTTCTGACCGATTCCAGATTACTACTGGCAGCCGGTGGCCTGTTATTAATATTGGTGTGATTTTAACGGGTTTAATTTTCGTTTCTGTGGCTTTGACTTTGCAAATTAATCCTTCTGTTGGTTGGCGTTGGGTGTTGCCGGTTTTGATGTTATTTTGGGTTGCTTCGATGAAAATTTTTCAAACTCCGGCTATTTCGTTATTGAGCCGTTATGCTCCTCCTGATGAGTTACCTAGAGCGAATGCGGTTTTAACTTTGGTGGCGGGTTTGGTGGGTTCTTTGGGGCCGTTTGTGGGCAAGGTTATTGATTTGCTTGGGGGTGTTGTTACGTTTTTGTTGGGAGCAATTGTGTTAGTTTTGGCGGCTACTGTGATGAAGTATCTTTTACCAAGAAAAGCGCTAAATGTCAAAACTAACCGGATATATTATCGAGAAAAGTTATCTTTTTTTATTTATATTTTTGTGGTAGGCGTCTGTGCGGGAATGTTGGTTAATTTTGTGTTGGCAGTTTTTCCGATAGTTTTGCAAGAAGAGTTAGCGGTGGGGGTGGAGTTTATTGCAGCTTTAATGTTGTTTGTGGCGGGTGTGAGTGCTATTTTTTTAGGCAATTTAGCGGTTAAATTAGGGAATCAAAAGGCTTTATTGTTGGGAATGGGTGGGTTAACCGGCTTGATGGCGTTGGCGGTTGTTAACAGTAGTGCTGCTGTGGCATTTGCGTTAATAATTGGGTTGGGTTTGGGGTTAAGTATGGTGTTTAATTGTGGGGTTCCTTTTGCTTTGGAGGTAGTCTCTGAGGGAAAAACCGGTTTAGCGACTGGTTTATATTTGGGAGGTAATGGGGCGGCAATGGTATTATTTAGGATGATTAATCTTTGGTTTGGAAAAATGAATGGGATTAATGCTGTTTTGGGGGCAGTTATTGTATTTGGGGTTGCTCTTATTTGTGTGCCGGCTTCTCGACGGACTATGACAGCAAGAAATGAGTAA
- a CDS encoding co-chaperone YbbN: MSSSVLVINDGEFQTEVVNATKPVLVYFWADWCGPCRLVSPSINWVAETYGDRLKVVKMEVDPNPNSVKEYQIEGVPALRLLKGNQVILSYEGAITKQKLADLIEPLL; encoded by the coding sequence ATGAGTAGCAGCGTCCTGGTCATCAATGATGGAGAATTTCAAACAGAAGTCGTTAACGCCACAAAACCGGTGTTAGTCTATTTTTGGGCTGATTGGTGTGGGCCTTGCCGGTTGGTGTCTCCCTCCATAAACTGGGTGGCTGAAACCTACGGTGATCGCCTCAAAGTTGTCAAAATGGAAGTAGATCCCAACCCCAATAGCGTAAAAGAATACCAGATTGAGGGTGTACCTGCCTTGCGTTTGCTTAAGGGCAATCAAGTAATCCTCTCCTATGAGGGCGCCATCACCAAACAAAAATTAGCCGATTTAATAGAACCCCTCCTGTAA
- a CDS encoding serine/threonine-protein kinase: MIGQLLDRRYRITEIIGTAEFGHIYLAKDTHRPGHPECFVKHLKPSANDVKLLETARRLFDKEAEILEKLGQHEQIPQLFAYFEENKEFYLVEEFVPGHSLAEEILPGKPLLENQVMTLMREVLEILVFVHKHGVIHRDIKPSNLIRRHPDGKLVLIDFGAVKEIGTQFSQTPMPPTMRIGTMEYMPVEQFQYNPQLNSDIYALGMIGIQALTGLPIYDLPKLRDPKHFQNGDIVWRHLAIVGAEFADILDKMVRHDYRQRYQSSSEVLADLIKIGDRSGIRVPKLMIYREEVERRASSRGEVSVVGRSILDALRNSLELESEEAEKIEEEVLRPYRNYQEKVDQYRRALVEARKQENPLSQETLDELKRLQQVLGLKDEDITKIENKLGGKLPAIKLSPTLPNWKFPSRWWAIGVAGLLGIGVIWGVVKFFESTQRRQGLEKQLSAIESLAKEGNYEKCIEQAKGFPQNSSFYYKSERVLKLCEAGINWKNAEVKTLTGHTDAVGAVAFSPDGKLLATGSRDKTIKIWDLAKNEVIRSLDGDKGAVWTVAFSPDGKQLATGSFFWRVLLFNAETGDLIRTMEHDAAVWSVAFNPNGNNLATGSEDKKIKVWNLETGRPVYTLGDHADYVYSLAISGDGKTMVSGSRDGTLKIWEFGTGTLLHNLSGHLSDVRAVAISRDGRTVVSGSYDKTLKVWNAETGDLIRTIEAHSDQIVGLAISPDGKTIASGSKDKTVKLWSLDSGELINTLEGHSDEVYAVQFSPDGKSLASSGKDNSVKLWFR, translated from the coding sequence ATGATAGGTCAACTTTTAGACAGACGTTATCGAATTACCGAAATTATTGGAACGGCGGAATTTGGACACATCTATCTGGCCAAAGACACCCACCGGCCAGGACATCCAGAATGTTTTGTCAAGCATTTAAAACCATCGGCAAATGATGTCAAGCTTTTGGAAACTGCTCGTCGATTGTTTGATAAGGAAGCGGAAATTTTAGAAAAGTTAGGTCAGCATGAACAAATCCCCCAATTATTTGCTTATTTTGAAGAAAATAAAGAGTTTTATTTAGTTGAAGAATTTGTGCCTGGTCATTCTTTGGCAGAGGAAATTTTACCGGGTAAACCGTTGCTAGAAAATCAGGTAATGACTTTGATGCGGGAAGTGCTGGAAATTTTGGTTTTTGTGCATAAACATGGAGTAATTCACAGAGATATTAAACCAAGTAATTTAATTCGCCGGCATCCTGATGGAAAATTAGTTTTAATTGATTTTGGCGCTGTTAAAGAAATTGGTACCCAGTTTTCCCAAACTCCAATGCCGCCGACGATGCGAATAGGAACAATGGAATATATGCCGGTGGAGCAATTTCAATATAACCCCCAATTAAATAGCGATATTTATGCGCTGGGGATGATTGGCATTCAAGCTTTGACAGGTTTACCGATTTATGATTTGCCAAAGCTTCGAGATCCTAAACATTTCCAGAATGGGGATATTGTCTGGCGACATTTGGCAATTGTAGGGGCGGAGTTTGCGGATATTTTAGATAAAATGGTGCGCCATGATTACCGACAGCGCTATCAGTCTTCGTCTGAGGTGTTGGCGGATTTAATTAAAATTGGCGACCGTTCAGGAATTCGGGTTCCTAAGCTAATGATTTATCGGGAAGAAGTGGAAAGACGTGCAAGCAGTCGTGGTGAAGTTTCGGTGGTGGGACGCAGTATTTTAGATGCGCTTCGTAATAGTTTGGAGTTGGAATCTGAGGAGGCGGAGAAAATAGAAGAGGAAGTTTTAAGACCTTATCGAAATTATCAAGAAAAAGTTGACCAATACCGGCGAGCTTTGGTGGAAGCGCGAAAACAAGAAAACCCACTTTCTCAAGAGACTTTGGATGAGTTGAAACGGTTGCAGCAAGTTTTAGGTTTAAAGGATGAGGATATTACAAAAATAGAAAATAAGCTGGGGGGAAAACTGCCGGCTATTAAGTTATCTCCTACTTTGCCAAATTGGAAGTTTCCGAGTCGTTGGTGGGCAATTGGTGTGGCCGGTTTGCTGGGTATTGGCGTTATTTGGGGAGTGGTCAAGTTTTTTGAATCTACGCAGCGCCGGCAGGGTTTAGAAAAGCAATTAAGCGCTATTGAGTCTTTAGCTAAAGAGGGAAATTACGAAAAGTGTATTGAACAGGCTAAGGGCTTTCCACAAAATAGCAGTTTTTATTATAAATCGGAGCGAGTTTTAAAGCTGTGTGAAGCCGGTATTAATTGGAAAAATGCAGAAGTGAAGACGTTAACCGGCCATACGGATGCTGTGGGTGCAGTTGCGTTTAGTCCCGATGGCAAGCTGTTAGCAACCGGCAGTCGAGATAAAACAATAAAAATTTGGGATTTGGCAAAAAATGAGGTGATTCGCAGTTTAGATGGCGATAAGGGTGCAGTTTGGACGGTGGCGTTTAGTCCTGATGGCAAGCAGTTAGCAACCGGCAGTTTTTTTTGGAGAGTTTTGTTATTTAATGCCGAAACTGGTGATTTAATTCGCACTATGGAACATGACGCGGCGGTGTGGAGTGTGGCGTTTAATCCTAATGGGAATAATTTGGCGACGGGAAGTGAGGATAAAAAGATTAAGGTTTGGAATTTGGAGACGGGGAGGCCGGTTTATACCCTAGGAGATCATGCAGATTATGTGTATTCGCTTGCAATTAGTGGTGATGGTAAAACTATGGTGAGTGGAAGTCGGGATGGAACTCTTAAAATTTGGGAGTTTGGCACCGGCACTTTATTACATAATCTTTCTGGACATTTAAGTGATGTTCGTGCGGTGGCGATTAGTCGGGATGGTAGGACGGTGGTGAGTGGAAGTTATGATAAAACTTTGAAAGTTTGGAATGCAGAAACAGGTGATTTAATTCGCACAATTGAAGCACATTCTGATCAAATTGTGGGGCTGGCGATCAGTCCTGATGGCAAAACAATTGCGAGTGGAAGTAAGGATAAAACGGTGAAGCTTTGGAGTTTAGATTCTGGGGAGTTGATTAATACTCTTGAGGGTCATTCTGATGAGGTTTATGCGGTGCAGTTTAGTCCTGATGGCAAAAGCCTTGCAAGTTCGGGAAAAGATAATTCTGTGAAACTTTGGTTTAGATGA
- a CDS encoding DUF1818 family protein, translating to MERIIKTGNGWRLGWQPNASQYNGLVAGENWAIELTEAELNDFCRLAKQLSDTMQQMTTELMEEEKISCEAESEQLWMEVEGYPSAYSLHFILYSGRGAEGKWPPAAVSEMITAIETLKVF from the coding sequence ATGGAACGTATCATAAAAACCGGCAATGGTTGGCGTTTAGGATGGCAACCAAACGCATCGCAATATAACGGGTTAGTAGCAGGAGAAAATTGGGCAATAGAACTCACAGAAGCCGAATTAAATGACTTTTGTAGACTTGCCAAACAACTAAGCGACACAATGCAGCAAATGACAACCGAACTCATGGAAGAAGAGAAAATAAGCTGCGAAGCCGAAAGCGAACAATTGTGGATGGAGGTAGAAGGCTATCCCAGCGCCTACAGCCTCCACTTTATCCTCTATTCAGGACGCGGAGCCGAGGGCAAATGGCCACCAGCGGCAGTGAGCGAAATGATCACCGCCATCGAAACCTTAAAAGTTTTTTGA
- a CDS encoding M3 family oligoendopeptidase — translation MAQITAQLDTPQQWDLSDLYTSFDDPNLNQDLQTLQQTAAQFRENYRGKVAELRPEEVASCLKQLELIAEKSGYLYAFPSLVFSADTRNSEAKQYLDKVMEALTLIENQLLFFDLELKELNAEQFAELQNSPALANYGHYLHRIAEFRPHKLLEEVEQTRNQDNLTGRQAFIELRTIHLGEQEYEPVTTPDGQTISEEAQLSALLFQPNAELRYQAYQSVRKVVKQHNSLYAYILNNVAQDHRIENQMRGYASTLQKQLLIDEVYEPVFRAIMDGTGSRFDLFQRYYQLKGKYLGQKIRICDVYAPWTTGEESALPSINYQAGVETLLAAIEEFDINYARRAEEFFVKNWVDAKVRPGKRGGAFCSYTHGKHSYLLLSYTEDYNSLFTLAHEMGHGLHFAWIGDKQSYFNSNPPLVLAEIASTFNELLLLDYLLKQAEGNKTLSKALLTRQLEDQFSLLFRQSTISRLELAIHERAEQGSFDRNWVNEKWMELYQNLCGDAVKLLSEHQYDWARIAHIFFKPFYCYQYTASNIVSLACYQKYQETGKEFIPGYMKLLGAGGSLNQVEALRQYVGVDLEDPQTIQSALSYIEKLLDQLEATLF, via the coding sequence TTGGCTCAGATCACGGCTCAACTCGACACACCGCAACAATGGGACTTATCCGATCTTTACACTAGCTTTGACGATCCTAACCTCAACCAAGACTTACAAACTCTGCAACAAACCGCCGCACAGTTTCGAGAAAACTATCGCGGTAAAGTAGCAGAACTCCGACCGGAAGAAGTCGCTAGTTGCTTAAAACAACTAGAACTAATTGCCGAAAAATCCGGCTATCTTTATGCCTTTCCTTCCCTTGTGTTTTCTGCGGACACTCGCAACAGCGAGGCGAAACAATACCTCGATAAAGTCATGGAAGCACTGACTTTAATCGAAAATCAGTTGCTGTTTTTTGACTTAGAACTCAAAGAGCTAAATGCGGAACAATTTGCGGAATTACAAAACTCACCGGCCCTCGCCAACTATGGACATTATTTGCATCGCATCGCTGAATTTCGCCCGCACAAACTCTTAGAAGAAGTAGAACAAACTCGCAACCAAGATAACCTCACCGGCAGACAAGCGTTTATAGAATTACGCACAATTCATTTAGGTGAACAAGAATACGAGCCGGTGACTACTCCTGACGGCCAAACGATTAGCGAAGAAGCTCAACTCAGCGCTTTATTATTTCAACCAAATGCAGAGTTACGCTATCAAGCATACCAGTCTGTGAGAAAAGTTGTAAAACAGCACAACTCTCTCTACGCCTACATTCTTAACAACGTTGCTCAAGATCATCGCATCGAAAATCAAATGCGTGGCTATGCTTCCACGTTGCAAAAACAGTTATTAATTGATGAAGTTTACGAGCCGGTTTTTCGGGCAATTATGGACGGCACCGGCTCGCGGTTTGACTTGTTCCAACGTTATTATCAACTCAAAGGAAAATACCTCGGTCAAAAAATCCGTATTTGCGATGTTTATGCACCTTGGACAACTGGGGAGGAATCGGCATTACCGAGTATTAATTATCAAGCTGGTGTAGAAACCTTACTTGCAGCCATTGAGGAATTTGATATAAATTATGCTCGTCGCGCCGAAGAATTTTTTGTAAAAAATTGGGTAGATGCAAAAGTACGCCCTGGAAAACGTGGCGGTGCATTTTGTTCCTACACGCACGGTAAGCATAGCTATCTCCTACTTTCCTATACCGAGGATTACAATTCATTGTTTACCCTCGCTCACGAAATGGGTCACGGTTTACATTTTGCTTGGATTGGCGATAAGCAATCTTATTTTAATAGCAATCCGCCCCTAGTTTTAGCAGAAATTGCCTCTACCTTTAATGAATTACTGTTGCTCGATTACCTGCTGAAACAAGCTGAGGGCAATAAAACTCTAAGCAAAGCTTTGTTAACTCGGCAATTAGAAGACCAGTTTAGTTTGCTTTTTCGTCAAAGCACAATTAGCCGGCTTGAATTGGCAATTCACGAACGCGCCGAACAAGGAAGTTTTGACCGCAACTGGGTAAATGAAAAATGGATGGAACTGTATCAAAATCTCTGTGGCGATGCCGTAAAATTGTTGAGCGAACATCAGTATGATTGGGCAAGAATTGCTCACATTTTCTTTAAACCTTTCTATTGCTATCAATACACAGCCTCAAATATTGTCAGCTTGGCTTGCTATCAAAAATATCAAGAAACCGGCAAAGAATTTATCCCCGGTTATATGAAATTATTGGGGGCCGGTGGTAGCCTTAATCAGGTGGAAGCTTTGCGCCAGTATGTAGGCGTAGATTTAGAAGATCCCCAAACGATTCAATCGGCGTTGAGTTACATTGAAAAACTCTTAGACCAGTTGGAAGCGACGCTTTTTTAA
- a CDS encoding Uma2 family endonuclease, which translates to MTLTAQKYYTFEEYLSYCDGTDSKYELFNGELKPMPPASGIHALILVYIYDVLKAEINRLNRDWKVIPSNVGVRTADKKSRIPDLVILSQNQCEEIRTMSCAVLENPPLLAVEIVSPGNPQDDYRYKRSEYAVVAIPEYWIVDPIEAKVTVLQLIDGFYDEAVFTGPQTLISPTFPELTLTAEQILNG; encoded by the coding sequence ATGACACTAACAGCCCAAAAATATTACACCTTTGAAGAGTATCTAAGCTACTGTGATGGCACAGATAGCAAATATGAACTATTTAATGGAGAATTAAAACCTATGCCCCCAGCTAGTGGAATTCATGCGCTGATTTTGGTTTATATTTACGATGTGTTGAAAGCTGAAATCAACCGTTTAAATCGAGATTGGAAAGTCATTCCTAGTAATGTGGGCGTTCGGACGGCTGATAAAAAATCTCGAATTCCTGACTTAGTGATTCTTTCACAAAACCAGTGCGAAGAAATCAGAACCATGTCCTGCGCTGTGTTGGAAAACCCCCCACTTCTGGCAGTGGAAATTGTCAGCCCCGGCAACCCCCAAGATGATTATCGTTACAAACGTTCAGAATATGCAGTAGTGGCAATTCCTGAATATTGGATTGTCGATCCGATTGAAGCAAAGGTGACAGTTTTACAGTTAATTGATGGGTTTTATGATGAGGCTGTGTTCACCGGCCCGCAAACTCTCATTTCCCCAACTTTTCCCGAATTAACCCTCACCGCCGAGCAAATTTTAAATGGATAA
- a CDS encoding LL-diaminopimelate aminotransferase — MRFAKRLEPLQANVFADMDRAKAKALAAGLEVIDLSLGSSDQPAAEHILAAISESLHDQQTHQYLLFNGTRDFRKAVAVWYEERFGVPVDAETEVLTLIGSQEGTAHLPLAVLNPGDFALLLDPGYPSHAGGVYLAGGQIYPMELRAENGFLPVFEEVPVHVLEQAKMMVLSYPHNPTSAIAPLSFFEKAVDFCRQHDLVLVHDFPYVDMVFDGEKPPSVLQADREKSVSIEFFTLSKSYNMGGFRIGYAIGNAELIRALRQVKAAVDFNQYKGILNGAIAALTGPQEGVTATMSVFRQRRDAFIKALNDVGWPVEMPVATMYVWAKLPDNWAKDSMGFCQKLVEKTGVAVSPGSGFGKAGEGYVRFALVHEPRILEKAVSRIAEFLKSSGRE; from the coding sequence ATGAGATTTGCTAAACGTTTAGAGCCTTTACAAGCTAATGTTTTTGCTGATATGGATCGGGCAAAGGCTAAGGCTTTGGCTGCCGGTTTAGAAGTGATTGATTTGTCTTTGGGGTCTTCGGATCAACCGGCTGCTGAGCATATTTTAGCGGCGATTTCTGAGTCTTTGCATGACCAACAAACTCACCAATATTTACTTTTTAATGGGACGAGAGATTTCCGCAAGGCGGTGGCTGTTTGGTATGAAGAAAGATTTGGTGTGCCGGTTGATGCGGAAACGGAAGTTTTAACTTTAATTGGTTCGCAGGAAGGTACGGCTCATTTACCTTTGGCGGTTTTGAATCCGGGTGATTTTGCATTACTTTTAGATCCTGGTTATCCTTCCCATGCTGGGGGGGTTTATTTGGCTGGCGGGCAAATTTATCCGATGGAGTTACGGGCGGAAAATGGGTTTTTGCCGGTGTTTGAAGAGGTGCCGGTTCATGTTTTGGAACAAGCAAAAATGATGGTGTTGAGTTATCCTCATAATCCTACTTCTGCGATAGCGCCACTTTCTTTTTTTGAAAAGGCGGTGGATTTTTGCCGGCAGCATGATTTGGTTTTGGTGCATGATTTTCCTTATGTGGATATGGTTTTTGATGGGGAAAAACCGCCTTCTGTTTTGCAAGCTGACCGCGAAAAAAGTGTTTCGATTGAGTTTTTTACGCTTTCTAAGTCGTATAATATGGGCGGTTTTCGGATTGGTTATGCGATTGGAAATGCTGAATTAATTCGGGCTTTGCGTCAGGTGAAGGCGGCGGTTGATTTTAATCAGTATAAGGGGATTTTAAATGGCGCTATTGCGGCTTTAACCGGCCCTCAAGAAGGTGTTACAGCCACAATGTCTGTGTTTCGTCAACGGCGGGATGCTTTTATTAAGGCACTTAATGATGTTGGCTGGCCGGTGGAAATGCCGGTGGCGACGATGTATGTTTGGGCAAAATTACCGGACAATTGGGCAAAAGATTCGATGGGTTTTTGTCAGAAATTGGTGGAGAAAACAGGGGTTGCTGTCTCTCCGGGTAGCGGTTTTGGTAAGGCGGGGGAAGGTTATGTGCGGTTTGCTTTGGTTCACGAACCGCGAATTTTAGAAAAGGCTGTGTCAAGAATTGCTGAGTTTTTAAAGTCATCGGGTAGAGAATAA
- the clpS gene encoding ATP-dependent Clp protease adapter ClpS, giving the protein MATSPTVTPDRASQVIQKPYPNYKVIVLNDDFNTFEHVAECLMKYIPGMTGDLAWDLTNQVHFQGQATVWVGPQEQAELYHQQLSRAGLTMAPLEKA; this is encoded by the coding sequence ATGGCAACTTCTCCCACAGTCACGCCAGATCGTGCCAGTCAAGTCATCCAAAAACCTTATCCAAATTACAAGGTAATCGTCTTAAATGATGATTTTAATACCTTTGAGCACGTTGCTGAATGTTTGATGAAATATATTCCAGGGATGACAGGAGACCTCGCCTGGGATCTCACCAATCAAGTACATTTTCAAGGACAAGCAACCGTGTGGGTGGGGCCGCAAGAACAAGCTGAACTATACCATCAGCAGCTAAGTCGGGCCGGTTTAACAATGGCGCCGCTGGAAAAAGCATAA
- a CDS encoding nuclear transport factor 2 family protein, translating into MSDQNLKVVQDIYAAFRRGDLSGILSRLAENVQWETAFKREMIPSTGRWEGRRRVEEFFGAMFAAEKVEHLEVREFIDAGDQVVVLGFNRMQTPFSGMIYENDWVMVWTLKDGKITRFREFSDRVPARVLFAG; encoded by the coding sequence ATGAGCGATCAAAACTTAAAAGTGGTGCAGGATATTTACGCAGCGTTTCGACGCGGAGATTTATCGGGTATTTTAAGTAGGCTGGCCGAAAATGTGCAGTGGGAAACGGCGTTTAAGCGCGAGATGATACCGTCTACTGGCCGGTGGGAAGGCCGGCGGAGGGTGGAAGAGTTTTTTGGTGCTATGTTTGCAGCAGAAAAAGTTGAGCATTTGGAAGTTAGAGAGTTTATTGATGCCGGCGATCAGGTGGTTGTTTTGGGGTTTAATCGTATGCAAACGCCTTTCAGCGGCATGATTTATGAGAATGATTGGGTGATGGTTTGGACGCTAAAAGATGGCAAAATTACGCGGTTCCGCGAGTTTTCTGATCGGGTGCCGGCTCGTGTTTTGTTTGCTGGGTAG
- the uvrC gene encoding excinuclease ABC subunit UvrC, giving the protein MPLIKILTLVKDPERLESRLKEIPAEPGVYLMRDGNERILYIGKSKKLRSRVRSYFRESQRLSDRIAMMVQQVAEIEFIVTDTETEALALEANLVKQHQPYFNVLLKDDKKYPYLCITWSENYPRIFITRKRRAGNKKDRYYGPYTDVRALRTTLHIIKRIFPLRQRPQPLFKDRPCLNYDIGRCPGVCQLLVSPEDYHKTVQKVAMIFQGRSQELVEILNAQMEEAAENLNFEKAAKIRDQINSLKSLNADQKVSLPNDTVSRDALALATNGEIACVQLFQIRAGQLVGRLGFVAEVPSGKAEPGAILQRVLEEHYQTVEPVEIPTEILVQYELPDSEMLESWLSEQKGRKVTVVAPQRQLKAELIEMVERNAEYELERMKKQGDRNNEAMQDLADILDLPDVPHRIEGYDISHVQGSNAVASQVVFIDGLPAKQHYRHYKIKNPNVTSGHSDDFASLAEVIGRRFRKYLEDPNLQRTGNPDWPDLVMIDGGKGQLSSVVAVLQNMNLLEDLRVVSLAKQREEIFLPGESFPLETNAEQPGVQLLRRLRDEAHRFAVTFHRQQRSEKMKRSRLDEIPGLGFKRQKELLAHFRSIDYIRIATPAQLSEAPGIGPHLAQEIYNYFHP; this is encoded by the coding sequence ATGCCATTAATTAAAATTCTGACTTTGGTTAAAGATCCTGAAAGGTTGGAAAGTCGGCTTAAGGAAATTCCCGCCGAACCTGGGGTTTATTTGATGCGGGATGGAAATGAGCGCATCCTTTACATTGGTAAGTCTAAAAAGCTGCGTTCGCGTGTACGTTCCTATTTTCGAGAGTCGCAACGTTTGAGTGATCGCATTGCGATGATGGTGCAACAAGTCGCAGAAATTGAGTTTATTGTGACGGATACGGAAACGGAAGCTTTGGCGCTGGAAGCGAATCTTGTTAAGCAGCATCAACCTTATTTTAATGTGCTTCTCAAGGATGATAAAAAATATCCTTATTTGTGTATTACTTGGTCGGAAAATTATCCGCGAATTTTTATTACTCGCAAGCGTCGTGCCGGCAATAAAAAAGACCGCTATTATGGCCCTTATACGGATGTGCGGGCTTTGCGGACGACGCTGCATATTATCAAGCGGATTTTTCCCCTCAGACAACGCCCTCAACCTCTGTTTAAAGACCGGCCTTGTTTAAATTATGACATTGGCCGGTGTCCGGGGGTTTGTCAATTGTTGGTTTCGCCGGAAGACTACCATAAAACAGTGCAAAAAGTGGCGATGATTTTTCAAGGACGCTCTCAGGAATTGGTGGAAATTTTAAACGCCCAAATGGAAGAGGCTGCGGAAAATTTGAATTTTGAGAAGGCGGCGAAAATTCGAGATCAAATTAATAGCTTAAAGTCGCTGAATGCTGATCAAAAAGTTTCTTTGCCGAATGATACCGTTTCGCGGGATGCGTTGGCTTTGGCTACAAATGGCGAAATTGCTTGTGTGCAATTGTTCCAAATTCGGGCCGGTCAATTAGTTGGCCGGTTGGGGTTTGTGGCTGAGGTTCCTTCGGGAAAGGCTGAACCAGGGGCGATTTTACAGCGGGTTTTAGAAGAACATTATCAAACTGTTGAGCCGGTGGAAATTCCGACAGAAATTTTGGTGCAATATGAGTTACCCGATAGCGAAATGTTGGAGAGTTGGTTAAGTGAACAAAAGGGGAGAAAAGTAACCGTTGTTGCGCCGCAACGACAACTCAAAGCTGAGTTAATTGAGATGGTTGAGCGCAATGCGGAATATGAGCTTGAACGGATGAAAAAGCAGGGGGATCGCAATAACGAAGCGATGCAAGATTTGGCGGATATTTTGGATTTACCAGATGTGCCGCATCGGATAGAAGGTTATGATATTTCTCATGTTCAAGGCTCAAATGCTGTGGCTTCTCAGGTGGTTTTTATTGATGGGTTGCCGGCTAAACAACATTACCGTCATTACAAGATTAAAAACCCTAATGTTACTAGCGGACATTCCGATGATTTTGCAAGTTTAGCAGAAGTTATTGGGCGCCGGTTTCGTAAGTATTTGGAAGACCCAAATTTGCAGCGAACCGGCAATCCAGACTGGCCAGATTTGGTAATGATTGATGGTGGAAAAGGTCAATTATCTTCTGTAGTTGCTGTTTTGCAAAATATGAACTTGTTGGAAGATTTGCGGGTAGTCAGTTTGGCAAAACAACGGGAAGAAATCTTTTTACCAGGGGAATCTTTTCCTCTGGAAACAAATGCAGAACAGCCAGGAGTACAGTTATTACGCCGGCTTCGGGATGAGGCACACCGGTTTGCTGTAACGTTCCACCGGCAACAACGCAGCGAAAAGATGAAACGTTCTCGTTTAGATGAAATTCCGGGGTTAGGTTTTAAGCGGCAAAAAGAACTTTTAGCGCATTTCAGATCTATTGATTATATTCGCATAGCAACACCGGCACAGTTGTCAGAAGCACCCGGAATTGGGCCGCATTTAGCACAGGAAATCTACAATTATTTTCATCCCTAG
- a CDS encoding DUF2103 domain-containing protein has product MPNSTTGRLVWNHSTHLPGLIAILERLCKCAGIQTVTPGVISNVKGHIPHMTVRISVPIRGGFKLIARQGKTVQEVFIITALSQKELESALELAIKKK; this is encoded by the coding sequence ATGCCAAATTCAACCACCGGCAGACTTGTTTGGAATCATTCGACCCATTTACCGGGATTAATTGCAATTTTAGAGCGCCTGTGCAAATGCGCCGGCATTCAAACCGTCACCCCCGGCGTTATCAGCAACGTCAAAGGGCACATCCCCCACATGACCGTCAGAATTTCTGTTCCCATTCGTGGCGGCTTTAAATTAATTGCCAGACAAGGCAAAACTGTTCAAGAAGTATTTATTATCACCGCACTCTCTCAAAAAGAGCTAGAATCAGCCCTAGAATTAGCCATCAAGAAAAAATAA